One region of Syntrophobacter fumaroxidans MPOB genomic DNA includes:
- a CDS encoding FAD-binding protein, giving the protein MIMHEVLIVGGGLAGLMAAMNVSGKADAAVLSKVYPTRSHSGAAQGGFNAVMGEDDSIEAHVFDTVKGSDYLGDQEAIEVLCSDGPRVILDLERMGVPWTRAEDGRIAQRSLGGAGFPRACFAADFSGHVVLHTLYEQALKRGVKTYPEWHLLEILVDKGRVFGAVIYDLARARLEVIRAKRIVLATGGYGRAFLKTTNGHANTGDGMAIAYRAGAVLSDMEFVQFHPTTLYGTNILISEAARGEGGYLRNALGERFMAEYAPGKMELAPRDVVARAIFKEIKEGRGFEGHYVHLDLTHLGERLVAERLPQVRDLAIRYSGVDPARVPMPIEPAQHYSMGGVRTDVWGMTGLEGLMAAGEVANVSVHGANRLGGNSLLETVVFGARAGRKAAELAPGEPWPDVSSNTVKDALDRWNRLCLAPSAHSRSDDDQFAVRREMATIMTNQVGVFRTGVELEDAVARLEGLRKRYRDLPVPVGPQPFNYGLMDYIEVGHLLDLSEIIARGALARRESRGAHYRLDFPQRDDRNWLHHTFAHTTDRGPEFSAGPVSITRFQPQERGY; this is encoded by the coding sequence ATGATCATGCACGAGGTACTGATCGTCGGAGGCGGGCTGGCGGGGCTCATGGCAGCGATGAACGTCTCGGGGAAAGCCGATGCGGCGGTCTTGAGCAAAGTCTATCCCACCCGCTCCCACAGCGGGGCGGCCCAGGGAGGTTTCAACGCGGTCATGGGCGAAGACGACAGCATTGAGGCCCATGTCTTCGACACTGTGAAGGGGAGTGACTACCTGGGCGACCAGGAGGCCATCGAGGTGCTTTGCTCCGACGGCCCGCGAGTGATCCTTGACCTGGAAAGGATGGGGGTCCCCTGGACTCGAGCGGAAGACGGCCGCATTGCGCAGCGGTCGCTGGGTGGGGCGGGTTTTCCGAGAGCGTGCTTTGCGGCGGACTTTTCCGGCCACGTGGTGCTCCACACGCTCTACGAGCAGGCCCTGAAACGGGGCGTGAAAACCTACCCGGAATGGCACCTGCTGGAAATCCTGGTCGACAAAGGTCGTGTCTTCGGAGCGGTGATCTATGACCTTGCCCGCGCAAGACTCGAGGTCATCCGCGCCAAGCGGATTGTACTGGCCACCGGCGGCTATGGCCGTGCCTTCCTCAAAACGACCAACGGGCATGCCAACACGGGGGACGGGATGGCCATCGCCTACCGGGCGGGAGCGGTGCTTTCCGACATGGAGTTCGTGCAGTTTCACCCCACCACCCTGTACGGCACGAATATCCTGATCTCGGAAGCCGCCCGAGGCGAGGGAGGGTACCTGCGCAACGCTTTGGGCGAGCGGTTCATGGCGGAATACGCCCCGGGAAAGATGGAGCTGGCCCCCCGGGATGTGGTGGCGCGCGCCATATTTAAAGAAATCAAGGAGGGCCGTGGGTTTGAAGGACATTATGTTCACCTGGACTTGACCCATCTCGGCGAGAGGCTGGTTGCGGAGCGTCTGCCTCAGGTCAGAGACCTTGCGATACGATACAGCGGCGTGGACCCGGCCCGAGTGCCCATGCCCATCGAACCCGCCCAGCATTACAGCATGGGAGGGGTGCGAACGGACGTCTGGGGGATGACCGGCCTGGAGGGGCTCATGGCGGCGGGCGAAGTCGCCAACGTGAGCGTTCACGGGGCCAACCGGCTGGGAGGAAACTCGCTTCTTGAAACGGTCGTCTTCGGCGCCAGAGCGGGCAGGAAAGCCGCCGAGCTTGCACCGGGGGAGCCATGGCCGGACGTCTCTTCGAACACGGTCAAGGACGCCCTGGATCGCTGGAACCGGCTGTGCCTGGCTCCCTCCGCCCATTCCCGTTCGGACGACGATCAGTTTGCCGTTCGCCGCGAGATGGCGACGATCATGACCAACCAGGTGGGGGTCTTTCGAACCGGCGTCGAGCTCGAAGACGCGGTGGCGCGTTTGGAGGGGCTTCGAAAGCGTTACAGGGACTTGCCGGTCCCGGTTGGACCGCAACCGTTCAATTACGGGCTCATGGACTACATCGAAGTGGGTCATCTGCTGGATTTGTCGGAGATCATCGCGCGGGGTGCGCTGGCCCGCCGGGAAAGCCGTGGAGCCCACTACCGGTTGGACTTTCCTCAACGGGACGATCGGAACTGGCTGCACCATACGTTCGCGCACACCACCGACCGCGGCCCCGAATTCAGTGCAGGCCCCGTTTCCATCACTCGCTTCCAGCCACAGGAGAGAGGCTACTGA
- a CDS encoding EF-hand domain-containing protein, translating into MRSYVHRFAVSVLVVLCLSGCAFTESQAQTAGLFETLDVNRDGQVTRNEFSQGMKLRVFKAIDRNADGQITWEEWQKVDTSPKAREHFDAMDTKKTGKVTYEDFLQASGAYMDIDDVYISLDTSRDGLLSRGETTGFKGVRLFTVRF; encoded by the coding sequence ATGAGATCATATGTACACCGATTTGCGGTCTCGGTCCTGGTCGTGTTGTGTCTTTCCGGTTGTGCCTTCACGGAATCTCAAGCTCAAACCGCAGGCCTTTTCGAAACGCTCGATGTGAACCGGGACGGTCAGGTCACGCGCAATGAATTCTCTCAGGGTATGAAGCTGAGGGTTTTCAAGGCAATCGACCGGAACGCCGACGGACAGATCACCTGGGAGGAATGGCAAAAAGTGGATACCAGCCCGAAGGCCAGGGAGCACTTCGACGCCATGGATACGAAGAAGACGGGCAAGGTCACCTACGAGGACTTCCTCCAGGCGTCCGGCGCCTACATGGATATCGACGACGTATATATATCGCTCGACACCAGCCGTGACGGCCTGTTGTCCAGGGGAGAAACCACCGGCTTCAAGGGCGTCAGGCTTTTCACCGTTCGATTCTAG
- a CDS encoding EF-hand domain-containing protein — MTQIFSIVTYVLAVLLLTGCSSMGDSSPSQGVIEKVDMSRVEVLPTEDVMQGAKVRSFRSMDKDGDGAITWEEWQQEDTSQEAEARFDTLDGDKDAKIGYDEFIKSENSYVDSEDVYISLDRQKDGMLSRGEEKRLEGVKLFKIEF, encoded by the coding sequence ATGACACAGATATTCTCAATCGTGACATACGTCCTGGCGGTGCTGCTCCTGACCGGGTGCTCCTCGATGGGCGACTCTTCGCCATCGCAGGGCGTGATCGAAAAAGTGGACATGAGCCGCGTGGAAGTGTTGCCGACCGAGGACGTCATGCAGGGCGCCAAGGTCAGGTCTTTTCGTTCCATGGACAAGGACGGCGACGGAGCGATCACCTGGGAAGAGTGGCAGCAGGAGGATACCAGCCAGGAGGCTGAAGCGAGATTCGACACGCTGGACGGGGACAAGGACGCGAAGATCGGCTACGACGAATTCATCAAGTCGGAGAACAGCTACGTCGATTCGGAAGACGTCTATATTTCCTTGGATCGTCAAAAAGACGGCATGCTGTCGCGGGGCGAGGAAAAGCGCCTCGAAGGGGTCAAGCTGTTCAAGATCGAATTTTGA
- a CDS encoding SBBP repeat-containing protein: MKRKRYVCFFLGILLGLIGSPGLQAGMTPVLAIDGDGNSYVAGSSLLGSSTDFTLVKYNTAGVRQWVRRYDGPDAAGDWLKAIAVGPTGDIYLFGQVRNTGYQGDFGTVKYDPDGHLLWARFYGRPTNDEPQAMAVDEAGNVFVTGSVELDSAKCISTVKYKTDGSRVWVRPYRGVAGRHNEARVLAVDGDGNVYVAGPSRPSSGPYDRLLTLKYDSDGNLLWSRIHAGLIDPQAMAVDGSGNVFITGSIIPSGGYKDFFTIKYAANGDRLWVRTANGASDLGDAAYALAVDGSGNVHVTGYSTGADGYDYLTIKYDPAGTRLWVQRYDGAAGDTDMAYSVALDPDGNVYVTGRSDVAGASGNYLTVKYDPDGSLLWTRQFNGATNGHDFATAVAVRGGALYVTGESDGANSLADYVTIKYDLDGRRRWARRFERQ, from the coding sequence ATGAAACGAAAAAGATATGTCTGCTTCTTTCTTGGAATCCTTCTTGGCCTGATCGGTTCGCCCGGGCTTCAGGCCGGGATGACGCCCGTCTTGGCCATTGACGGCGACGGGAATTCCTATGTCGCCGGATCATCCCTCCTGGGGAGTTCGACGGATTTCACTTTGGTCAAGTACAACACCGCAGGGGTCCGGCAGTGGGTGAGGCGCTACGATGGTCCCGACGCCGCCGGGGATTGGCTCAAAGCGATCGCCGTAGGCCCCACCGGCGATATCTACCTTTTCGGACAGGTGAGGAACACCGGCTACCAGGGCGATTTCGGAACCGTGAAGTACGATCCGGACGGCCACCTCCTGTGGGCCAGGTTCTATGGGCGACCCACCAATGACGAACCTCAGGCCATGGCGGTGGACGAGGCGGGGAATGTCTTTGTCACCGGCTCGGTTGAACTGGACTCGGCGAAATGCATTTCAACCGTGAAATACAAGACCGACGGCAGCCGTGTCTGGGTCAGGCCATACCGCGGAGTGGCGGGAAGGCACAATGAGGCGCGGGTCCTCGCCGTGGATGGAGACGGGAATGTTTACGTCGCGGGTCCCTCCCGACCGTCGAGCGGTCCGTACGACCGGCTTTTGACCCTGAAATACGACTCTGACGGGAACCTGCTCTGGAGCCGTATCCACGCGGGGCTGATCGATCCGCAGGCCATGGCCGTTGACGGCTCCGGCAATGTCTTCATCACCGGCTCCATCATACCCTCGGGCGGTTACAAAGACTTCTTCACAATAAAGTATGCGGCCAATGGCGACCGGCTTTGGGTCAGGACGGCCAACGGGGCTTCGGATCTCGGAGATGCGGCCTATGCCCTGGCCGTGGACGGCAGCGGGAACGTCCATGTCACGGGTTATTCCACCGGCGCCGACGGTTATGACTATCTCACCATAAAATACGACCCCGCCGGGACCCGGCTTTGGGTCCAGCGCTACGACGGGGCGGCGGGCGATACCGATATGGCCTACAGCGTCGCTTTGGACCCCGATGGAAATGTCTACGTCACGGGCAGATCGGATGTCGCCGGCGCTTCCGGGAATTATCTCACCGTCAAGTACGACCCCGACGGAAGTCTCCTCTGGACAAGACAGTTCAACGGCGCAACGAACGGGCACGATTTTGCGACGGCGGTGGCTGTACGGGGGGGGGCGCTGTACGTAACGGGCGAATCGGATGGGGCCAACTCACTGGCCGACTACGTCACGATAAAATACGATCTGGACGGCAGACGTCGCTGGGCGCGGCGCTTCGAACGCCAGTAA
- a CDS encoding NAD-dependent epimerase, whose protein sequence is MNILVTGAAGFIGYHLAYRLLKDGNTVIGLDNVNDYYDVNLKRNRLKRLAPFQSFAFLKLDLHDTAGIEAMFRENAFDAVVHLAAQAGVRHSLTHPHSYVESNLTGFVNILEGCRHHRIKHLVFASSSSVYGANVVMPLSVHHNVDHPLSLYAATKKANELMAHTYAHLFGVPCTGLRFFTVYGPWGRPDMALFLFTRAILAGEPIRIFNYGRMRRDFTYIDDIIEGVVRMIPAPPSPNPQWDRESSDPATSYAPYRVYNIGNNRPVELMEYVAAIESCLGKEAQKEFLPLQPGDVPATCADVSDLERDFGFRPSTTIQEGITRFIEWYRAYYSV, encoded by the coding sequence ATGAACATCCTGGTCACCGGCGCCGCGGGCTTTATCGGATACCACCTGGCATATCGGCTTCTCAAAGACGGAAACACCGTAATCGGTCTGGACAATGTCAACGATTACTATGACGTCAACCTGAAGCGGAACCGTTTGAAACGGCTTGCGCCGTTTCAAAGCTTTGCTTTCCTGAAGCTCGACCTGCACGATACGGCGGGCATCGAAGCCATGTTCAGGGAGAATGCCTTCGATGCCGTCGTGCACCTGGCCGCCCAGGCCGGTGTGAGGCATTCGCTGACCCATCCGCATTCCTACGTCGAGAGCAATCTCACCGGCTTCGTGAATATTCTCGAAGGGTGCCGACACCACCGGATCAAGCACCTCGTCTTCGCTTCGTCGAGCTCGGTCTACGGCGCCAACGTCGTCATGCCCTTGTCGGTACACCACAACGTCGACCATCCCCTCTCGCTCTACGCCGCCACAAAAAAAGCCAATGAGCTCATGGCACACACTTACGCTCATCTTTTCGGCGTCCCCTGTACCGGGCTGCGCTTCTTCACCGTTTACGGCCCCTGGGGGCGACCCGACATGGCCCTGTTTCTCTTCACCCGCGCGATCCTTGCGGGAGAGCCCATCAGGATATTCAACTACGGCAGGATGCGACGGGATTTCACCTATATCGACGACATTATCGAGGGCGTGGTGAGAATGATCCCCGCGCCCCCCTCACCCAACCCGCAATGGGATCGCGAATCATCGGACCCGGCCACGAGCTACGCCCCTTACCGGGTGTACAACATCGGCAACAACCGGCCCGTGGAGCTGATGGAGTACGTGGCGGCCATCGAAAGCTGCCTGGGGAAGGAAGCACAAAAGGAATTCCTGCCGCTCCAGCCGGGGGACGTTCCGGCAACCTGCGCCGACGTCAGCGACCTGGAGCGGGATTTCGGGTTCCGGCCAAGCACCACGATTCAGGAAGGAATCACGCGGTTCATCGAATGGTACAGGGCTTACTATTCGGTGTAA
- a CDS encoding universal stress protein encodes MSKESFSNIAFCTDFSENADLSFETARDLASHYGATLHIVHVMVNFSLAPPIHATYMPIEYDPKFVEQVTEAARGSIQERYVSKLAGSQRFDVHLLSGYASTEIIRVAEERDIDLIVMGSHGLTGLAHVLFGSTADRVVRRAPCSVLTVRMKKKKMPEKP; translated from the coding sequence ATGTCGAAGGAGTCTTTTTCGAATATTGCGTTTTGTACGGACTTTTCGGAGAATGCCGACTTGTCCTTCGAGACGGCCAGGGACCTGGCATCCCATTACGGAGCCACGCTCCACATCGTGCACGTCATGGTGAATTTCTCCCTTGCTCCGCCCATTCATGCCACCTACATGCCCATCGAGTACGATCCGAAGTTCGTCGAACAGGTCACTGAAGCCGCCAGGGGTTCGATCCAGGAAAGATATGTGAGCAAGCTCGCCGGAAGTCAAAGGTTCGATGTGCACCTGCTCTCCGGTTACGCTTCCACCGAGATCATCCGCGTTGCGGAAGAACGGGATATCGACCTTATCGTCATGGGTTCTCACGGCTTGACGGGTCTGGCCCATGTCCTGTTCGGCAGCACCGCCGACCGGGTCGTCCGCCGGGCGCCGTGTTCGGTCCTCACAGTGCGAATGAAAAAGAAAAAGATGCCGGAAAAGCCTTGA
- a CDS encoding universal stress protein has translation MERFLIALDCTPGPLRSVHYVNRVLRGAVDSGFVLFHVLPTASPNLLKRAEVQRLESLQEESPRLRGYFWKREDEERMDRTFREARQLLIEGGFAESGIVTHFALESDEIAQIIFDAAREMGCSTVVVGRRRLSRVKELLLGSVSNSLVKLARGISVWVVDY, from the coding sequence ATGGAACGGTTTCTGATCGCCTTGGACTGCACGCCCGGTCCTCTGAGGAGTGTTCATTACGTCAATCGAGTGTTGCGGGGGGCGGTGGATTCGGGTTTCGTGCTTTTTCACGTTTTGCCCACGGCCTCGCCCAACCTTTTGAAGCGGGCCGAGGTCCAGCGCCTGGAGAGTCTCCAGGAGGAATCCCCGCGTCTGCGCGGATACTTTTGGAAGCGAGAAGACGAGGAGCGGATGGACCGGACTTTCCGGGAGGCTCGACAACTGCTGATCGAAGGCGGTTTCGCGGAGTCCGGGATCGTTACGCACTTTGCCTTGGAATCCGACGAGATTGCGCAGATCATTTTCGACGCAGCCCGGGAAATGGGGTGTTCCACGGTCGTGGTTGGGCGCAGGAGGCTCAGCCGGGTGAAGGAGCTTCTGCTCGGCAGCGTGTCCAACTCCCTGGTGAAACTGGCACGCGGGATTTCCGTCTGGGTTGTGGACTATTGA
- a CDS encoding threonyl-tRNA synthetase editing domain-containing protein gives MKLLMFHAPEFWFKTFDKAIPDAPDCKEEKSFRQAVVIFYQVEGEDVGREDGIVSKWVKNAKWIAGKFATRTVILHSFNHLSLSKAPPETAHRLAAQVRGRLERAGFSVFETPFGYLNEWKLHVSGESLAKVFKEI, from the coding sequence GTGAAACTGCTGATGTTCCATGCCCCGGAATTCTGGTTCAAGACCTTTGATAAGGCGATTCCCGACGCTCCGGACTGCAAAGAGGAAAAGTCTTTCCGGCAGGCCGTGGTTATCTTTTACCAAGTCGAAGGAGAAGACGTTGGCAGAGAGGACGGAATTGTTTCCAAGTGGGTCAAGAACGCCAAATGGATTGCGGGCAAGTTCGCAACCAGAACCGTCATCCTTCATTCGTTCAACCACCTTTCCCTGAGCAAGGCGCCGCCGGAGACGGCACATCGACTGGCCGCGCAGGTCCGGGGGCGCCTGGAGCGCGCGGGCTTCTCCGTGTTCGAAACCCCGTTCGGTTATTTGAACGAATGGAAACTCCATGTCTCGGGTGAATCCCTCGCCAAGGTATTCAAAGAGATATGA
- the hflK gene encoding FtsH protease activity modulator HflK: protein MMVWQNPPGRTPGHDSFKDFEEILARLKNRYKLPPITGGPVFLIVLVAAMILIGYNSFYIVQPQETAVIQRFGAYSHTAEAGLHAKLPFGIDTVRKVPTGRVLQHEYGYRTVKPGVRSTFKEKEYEEEAVMLSGDLNVVNLQWMVQYKIQNPADFLFRVHDVEGTLDDISESVVRRIVGNRYSDDVLTVGRASIADMAKVEIQAILDTYQTGVKIVTVQLQNANPPDMVKAAFNEVNEAQQERERMINEAQQAYNQKIPKAMGEARQAISQAEGYALERVNRSQGEVQRFQNILAEYEKAPDVTRRRMYLDAMGELMGRVEHLYVIDENQRNLLPLFDLNRGNKGDAKPGK, encoded by the coding sequence ATGATGGTCTGGCAGAATCCGCCCGGTAGAACGCCGGGACACGACAGTTTCAAAGATTTCGAGGAGATCCTGGCACGTCTGAAGAACCGGTACAAGCTCCCTCCCATCACCGGAGGGCCGGTGTTTCTGATCGTGCTCGTCGCAGCGATGATCCTCATCGGTTACAACAGCTTCTACATCGTCCAGCCCCAGGAAACCGCCGTCATTCAAAGGTTCGGAGCATACAGTCACACGGCTGAGGCCGGGTTGCACGCGAAACTGCCTTTCGGCATCGACACGGTGCGGAAGGTGCCCACGGGGAGAGTCCTGCAGCACGAATACGGCTATCGCACCGTCAAACCGGGGGTGCGCTCCACGTTCAAGGAAAAGGAGTATGAAGAGGAAGCCGTGATGCTCAGCGGCGATTTGAACGTGGTCAACCTGCAGTGGATGGTGCAGTACAAGATACAGAACCCGGCGGACTTCCTGTTCCGGGTGCACGACGTGGAAGGCACGCTGGACGATATTTCGGAGTCCGTGGTGCGCCGCATTGTGGGAAACCGTTACTCGGACGACGTCCTGACCGTGGGACGGGCATCCATTGCGGACATGGCCAAGGTCGAGATCCAGGCCATCCTGGATACCTACCAGACAGGCGTCAAGATCGTGACCGTGCAGCTGCAGAATGCAAATCCGCCGGATATGGTGAAGGCCGCCTTCAACGAGGTCAATGAAGCTCAGCAGGAACGCGAGCGGATGATTAACGAGGCCCAGCAGGCTTACAATCAGAAAATTCCGAAGGCCATGGGCGAGGCGCGACAGGCGATTTCCCAGGCCGAAGGGTACGCCCTGGAGCGGGTGAATCGCAGCCAGGGCGAGGTCCAACGTTTCCAGAACATTCTTGCCGAATACGAGAAAGCCCCGGATGTTACGAGGCGGCGCATGTACCTGGATGCCATGGGAGAACTCATGGGGCGGGTGGAGCATCTTTACGTCATCGACGAGAACCAGCGGAACCTGTTGCCCTTGTTCGACCTGAACAGGGGAAACAAAGGCGACGCGAAACCTGGAAAGTAG
- the hflC gene encoding protease modulator HflC, with amino-acid sequence MRQTESRGTDVISRKMSVVAVLAVVVGIVLYFSAYIVTETEQVVVTQMGAPVGEPVTKAGLYFMTPFIQTANYFEKRIMKWDGSPNQIPTRDKKYIWVDITARWRIKDPLLFLKRVGSVQLAHSRLDGILDSVVRDYVSNNDLIELVRSEGWEEAWQRLKEAGIPDFQSTDPGAASEHLVKGREKITREMVADAAKLLPEFGIELHDIRIKRINYVESVQKKVFDRMISERKRIAAQYRSEGEGERAAILGQMERELAKINSEAYRKSQELRGKADAETTRIYAEAFNRNPEFYSFYRSLELYRDFNSSGSSFVLGTDADVFKYLKNGGKAAGR; translated from the coding sequence ATGAGACAGACCGAAAGCCGGGGAACCGATGTGATTTCACGCAAAATGAGCGTTGTGGCCGTCCTGGCCGTTGTTGTGGGAATCGTTCTTTATTTCTCCGCCTACATCGTGACCGAGACGGAGCAGGTGGTCGTCACGCAGATGGGTGCCCCCGTGGGGGAACCCGTTACCAAGGCGGGATTGTACTTCATGACCCCCTTCATTCAGACGGCGAACTATTTCGAGAAGCGGATCATGAAGTGGGACGGCAGTCCGAATCAGATTCCCACCCGGGACAAAAAGTACATCTGGGTCGACATCACCGCCCGATGGCGGATCAAGGATCCGCTCCTTTTCCTCAAACGTGTCGGATCGGTTCAACTGGCTCACAGCCGCCTCGACGGGATCCTCGATTCCGTGGTCAGGGACTACGTCTCGAACAATGACCTGATCGAGCTGGTTCGGAGCGAAGGTTGGGAAGAAGCCTGGCAGCGGCTTAAAGAAGCCGGAATCCCCGATTTTCAAAGCACGGATCCGGGGGCGGCCTCCGAACACCTGGTCAAGGGGCGGGAGAAGATCACCCGGGAAATGGTGGCCGATGCCGCGAAGCTGCTGCCCGAGTTCGGCATAGAGCTGCACGATATCCGCATCAAGCGGATCAATTACGTGGAATCGGTGCAGAAGAAGGTTTTCGACCGCATGATTTCCGAGCGCAAACGGATTGCGGCCCAGTACCGGTCCGAAGGCGAGGGGGAACGAGCCGCCATTCTCGGGCAAATGGAGCGGGAACTGGCCAAGATCAATTCGGAAGCCTACCGCAAATCGCAGGAACTCCGCGGGAAGGCGGACGCCGAGACAACCAGGATATACGCCGAAGCCTTCAACCGGAATCCTGAATTCTATTCGTTCTATCGGTCCCTGGAACTCTACAGGGATTTCAACAGTTCCGGCAGCTCTTTCGTACTGGGCACGGACGCGGATGTGTTCAAATATCTGAAGAACGGCGGCAAAGCTGCGGGCAGGTAG
- a CDS encoding glycosyltransferase — protein MAFYEENPQHITKADLVVGIPSFNEAASIGHTVRVVEQGLKEYFGSLNTVIVNCDNHSTDGTKEQFFASPGEIPRIYLSTAPGTSGKGNNLRNLFEKVRELSASVVVVVESDVRNIAPYWIRNLGEPIVRGAGYAVPLYVRHKYEATLTSSLIYPFLRCLYGRRIRQPNVGDFGFKGQLVDKFLDSPVWTEAVRHFGIDIWMTNIALSSRVPICQSFMGCPKIHRVKDPYAHLRVMFHQVLSTVFDLMSVYADFWRQVKWSKPAALFGTDAHEVETPMPVDIQPVKLHERFLEGFDKYSGIWQRIYDQTVFPKLQEIRSLEPQHFSFPTPTWARVLFDAANVYRRSSEAERSTLLDSLLPLYVGKVLSFVKKTERMSLQQAEEYVENECVIFEEHKPYMVKVWE, from the coding sequence ATGGCATTTTATGAAGAAAATCCGCAGCATATCACGAAAGCCGATCTCGTGGTGGGAATCCCTTCGTTCAACGAAGCGGCGAGTATCGGGCATACCGTGCGGGTGGTCGAACAGGGGTTGAAGGAGTATTTCGGTTCTCTGAACACCGTGATCGTGAACTGTGACAACCACTCCACCGACGGCACAAAAGAACAATTTTTCGCCTCCCCTGGAGAAATTCCCCGCATCTACCTGTCAACCGCTCCGGGGACCAGCGGCAAAGGCAACAACCTGCGCAACCTCTTCGAGAAAGTTCGTGAACTGAGCGCGTCGGTGGTGGTGGTGGTTGAATCCGATGTTCGAAATATCGCTCCCTATTGGATCAGAAATCTCGGGGAGCCCATCGTCAGGGGAGCCGGTTACGCCGTGCCCCTTTACGTTCGCCACAAGTACGAGGCCACGCTTACGAGCTCGCTCATATACCCTTTTTTGAGGTGCCTTTACGGGCGGCGGATCCGGCAGCCCAATGTCGGGGATTTCGGATTCAAGGGGCAACTGGTGGACAAGTTCCTGGATTCGCCTGTCTGGACGGAAGCCGTCCGGCATTTCGGCATCGACATCTGGATGACCAATATTGCCCTCAGCTCCCGCGTGCCCATTTGTCAGTCGTTCATGGGGTGCCCGAAAATTCACAGGGTCAAGGATCCGTACGCACATCTCAGAGTGATGTTTCACCAGGTTTTGAGCACGGTTTTCGACCTGATGTCCGTGTACGCGGACTTCTGGCGCCAGGTGAAATGGAGCAAACCGGCGGCCCTGTTCGGCACGGACGCCCACGAAGTCGAAACGCCGATGCCGGTGGACATACAGCCTGTCAAGCTGCATGAACGTTTCCTGGAAGGGTTCGACAAGTACAGCGGGATATGGCAGCGGATTTACGATCAGACGGTGTTCCCCAAGCTTCAGGAAATCCGGAGCCTGGAACCCCAGCATTTTTCTTTCCCTACGCCGACCTGGGCCAGGGTCCTGTTTGACGCGGCCAACGTCTATCGACGTTCCAGCGAGGCCGAGCGGTCCACGCTCCTCGATTCGCTCCTCCCTCTCTATGTGGGCAAGGTGCTGTCCTTTGTCAAGAAAACCGAGCGGATGTCCCTGCAGCAGGCGGAGGAGTACGTGGAGAACGAATGCGTGATTTTTGAGGAACATAAACCCTACATGGTAAAAGTCTGGGAATGA
- a CDS encoding response regulator, whose protein sequence is MPKILVVDDEEHIRLLYSEELKEVGYEVITAESGFKLLELIEQEKPDLVILDIKMVDYNGLDLLQDIRNRFYDLPVILSTAYDTFKEDMKSIAADFYVVKSFDLTELKQKIAMALETRLPT, encoded by the coding sequence ATGCCCAAAATATTGGTCGTGGATGACGAGGAGCACATTCGGCTGTTGTATTCGGAGGAGTTGAAGGAGGTCGGTTACGAGGTGATCACGGCCGAAAGCGGTTTCAAGCTGCTCGAATTGATCGAACAGGAAAAGCCCGACTTGGTGATATTGGACATCAAGATGGTCGATTACAACGGCCTGGACCTGCTGCAGGACATTCGTAACCGCTTCTATGACCTGCCGGTGATCCTGTCGACCGCCTACGATACGTTCAAGGAAGACATGAAATCCATCGCCGCCGATTTTTACGTGGTGAAGAGCTTCGACCTCACGGAGTTGAAACAGAAAATCGCCATGGCGCTGGAGACGCGCCTGCCGACCTGA